In Granulicella mallensis MP5ACTX8, the sequence TCGACAACAACCGAGTGAGATAGATTTGTATTGTGCTCCATCAGCCACATATATTCTTCAAACCCATCAAGATCGCGAAGCTTTGTTGCACTTACAGATTGATCCTGTTCAACATCTGAGGCATAAATAGCAGCAGTAGACAAAAGACCCTCCTTTATTTCCTGTAATACCCAAAGTGAATAAGACCGAGTAAATGCAATTTATGAAAGACAAGGACAGAGTTCTATTGACACTGGAAACTATCCATAGCGATCTACCGTATTCTTCTCAGCGGGTAGGGGGCTTCGATTGGTTCACCCATCGTTGCATCGCGAAACGGTAAACCTGTTTCTTGCGATACATCTGCGCGGATGGAATAACACGGTCGTCAGGCATCTATTCCCGGCATTGATCTTTTGCCACCCAGTCTGGCCGATAATCGCCCAGGCAGTGATGTAGACGTTTCTGTGTCTCTGCCAGGCAGGCACCACGAGCGAAAACCAGGCCGGCACGATCGTGCCGGCCTGGTTTTCGTTCATAAAGTGGGTTCAGATTTGGGTTGCTCCGGCGCATTTCGGTGCAAAATGCTTTATTTGCATAATTTGGATCCTATTTGGGAATAAAGCATGCAATCGAGTGTTTCTCCATTAGCAAGCAGCGGTATGTACGGCCGCCTAAAAGGAAGAACATGATTCCCCATATCGGTCCAGAAATGATAGCCGTGATTCTAAACAGTTCCAATACAGCGACGCACAGATCTCAATGGCTTACTTTCGATGTTTCACATTTACTACGAGCCCTATCGCCAGGTTCCGTCCGCAGAGGGACCTCCCTCCTGCCTCGGTTCTCTCTTGCCGTTCTCTTGTCAACCACCGTTAGCATTGCCAGGCTTACGCTTTACCTACTCACCCAATAGTCATCATCCTCGCCGCGGAGAGAACAGCAATCCCTGGGAGGATCAAAGCTTCGATCGGTGCTAGTTCCAAATCGAAGATTCGGAGATGCAAGATAAAGTGCTACTGGAGGGGGCAGACTTCAGACCCCCAGAAGAGGTATATTTTATGTACCCTGAAGAGTCATACCTTAGACCCCCTGAAGAGACGTGCTCTGAGCGATGTTGGGCCCTAGTATAAAACGCGCATTCCGTAGACAATGCAAGAATGATGTTCCAGAAAGTCGGTCGAAGCAGTAAGACGGAGGCCTTCGGCTTAGAATATATAGACGCCCTGTATGGTTATGCCCTCATGCTCACGCGGAATCGCAGTGACGCAGAAGATTTGGTGCAGGAAACCTATGTCCGCGCGCTGGATGCGAAGGACCGGCTCCGTGAAGACAGCAATGTTAAAGGTTGGTTTTTTACCATTCTTCGAAACTTATGGTTGAACCAGTTACGAAAGCGCAAATCAGAGCCGCACCTCGTCGAGATCGATGGCCAGGAAGGCGGTGCCGACTATCTGTCCGGCAATACACCAAATTCAGATGAGATTCTCGTTGCCAAGGAAGATGTGGAACAGGTTCGTTTCGCTATACGTCAACTTTCTCCCGAGTTTCAAGAAGTTATCCATTTGCGAGAGTTTGAAGAACTGTCATATCAGCAGATTGCGATTGTCCTTAGTTGCCCAACAGGCACAGTCATGTCACGCCTGGGAAGAGCTCGCGCGAAACTCCGCGTTCTGTTAACTCCAACGTGGAGCCAGCCGGCAAGCTCAGGAAAGGACTCACGCTCATGAAAAGTCACGAAGATTACGACACGATGATTCAGCTCTTCATTGACGACGAGCTACCAGAGGGCGAACGTGAGGAATTCCTCGCTCATTTTAAGGATTGTGGCGATTGTCAGAAAATCCTGGAAGAGGCAAAGGCATTCTCCGAAACGGTACGGCGGGCGCGCCCACAAGTTCAGGCACCTGCTGCTCTGCGTGCGCGAGTCCTGAACCAGATGGACAGAAGAACCCACAATAAAGCCGGCTTGACCGCGCTGCCTCAAATACAAGCGGCTGTCCGCCTTTACTGGAGACCACTTTCCATGGCCGCGATGCTTTGTATCGTTGTAGGAGGAGGAC encodes:
- a CDS encoding sigma-70 family RNA polymerase sigma factor yields the protein MMFQKVGRSSKTEAFGLEYIDALYGYALMLTRNRSDAEDLVQETYVRALDAKDRLREDSNVKGWFFTILRNLWLNQLRKRKSEPHLVEIDGQEGGADYLSGNTPNSDEILVAKEDVEQVRFAIRQLSPEFQEVIHLREFEELSYQQIAIVLSCPTGTVMSRLGRARAKLRVLLTPTWSQPASSGKDSRS